The genome window CATGTCGCTATTCATCCGTTTTATCAAACCTTAGATCTTGATACGCCAGCGATCTGCTGCAACGGAACTTATCTATACGATTATTTAGGCAAAAAAGTCCTAAAATCTAATCCGATGACCCTCGATTCAGTCACGCAAATGATCGACAAATTGCGGGGCACTGATATTCAACATTTGATGTATGTTGATAATGCGATGCTCTATAACGCACAAACAGAAGGCATTAAACGTACATTAAATTGGGCCGAATCCTTACCTGTTGCACAGCGTCCAACCATTGAATTTGTTGAAGATTACGCTGATGTGATGCATAACTATGATTCTATTTGGAAATTTGCTGTTAGCTCACCAAATACAGATCAACTTCATCAAGTCGTTAGTGAAATTGAAAATGACTTTGGTTTAGATTGTGAATGGTCTTGGATGGATCAGGTGGATGTCGGCCGTAAAGGTAATAGTAAAGGCCAACGCTTAAAGGAATGGGTTGAATCCCAAGGGATGACAATGAATGATGTTGTCGCTTTTGGTG of Providencia rettgeri contains these proteins:
- the yhaX gene encoding Stress response protein yhaX, with product MSYRVIALDLDGTLLDHQKKILPESLAVLQEARRQGVKVIIVTGRHHVAIHPFYQTLDLDTPAICCNGTYLYDYLGKKVLKSNPMTLDSVTQMIDKLRGTDIQHLMYVDNAMLYNAQTEGIKRTLNWAESLPVAQRPTIEFVEDYADVMHNYDSIWKFAVSSPNTDQLHQVVSEIENDFGLDCEWSWMDQVDVGRKGNSKGQRLKEWVESQGMTMNDVVAFGDNFNDLSMLTTAGLGVAMGNAVDEIKQQAKLVTRVNTEPGIAEVIRKYVL